Proteins encoded together in one Dechloromonas sp. HYN0024 window:
- a CDS encoding secretin N-terminal domain-containing protein gives MHLRPKTGVRSAVTLITLCIATLFAGCASDLHHYQGISLTDEGHYEEGLAKLDLARQEAPKDVKKQQAYIQQRDLVIKKLLALASSARAVEDYEKAESQYLRVLNLDSNNMAARQGLAAIEAEQRHARMFAEAQAAFKRGDMVSAQATVRALLVENPGHVKGNQLRYQIGESTLKEDIAGPTLNIKGRKPVSLQFRETNLKMVFEAISRATGVNILVDKDVRNDLKVTLFIRDTPVDETLDLVLMQNQLEKRVLGENTVLIYPQTAAKMKDYQELKVRRFSLTNADPKHVQSMIKAILKTKDVFLDEKTNAVIIRDSAQAIRLAERLVASMDQPEPEVLLEVELMDVNRNKTIDLGVNWPTSISWAFAKVPVVQTDGSTKANSGPITINDWRGRTGQNITLNVGNGFGVAVKALQNDGDTRVLATPRIRVRNHEKAKTMVGSRTPVISSAATTTQGAASSVYNTNIQYLETGIKLEVEPTIYLDGDVAIKISVEVSDLGDKYENATTGTLAYSTTTNNASTVLRLKDGETQLLAGLLRGMTANNGSGKIPGLGDIPIAGRLFGIQSDQWQNREIVLAITPRIIRNNQIAEGDLIEMWSGTESALRYGNTKIRIPANSGIVSPTAVPTLAPPPAPAPVAPVPAAMPVAPQPAPATTVVPAEMPPAVPPPAAAAEAPAPTLVTISRPGFSPTVRLVTPQVPLVPPSETPAAAATNAPAQ, from the coding sequence ATGCACCTTCGGCCCAAGACAGGGGTCCGCTCCGCGGTCACCCTCATCACCCTCTGTATTGCCACGCTGTTTGCCGGTTGCGCCAGCGACCTGCATCACTATCAGGGCATCTCGCTGACCGACGAAGGTCATTACGAGGAAGGCCTGGCTAAGCTCGATCTGGCCCGCCAGGAAGCACCCAAGGACGTCAAGAAGCAACAGGCCTACATCCAGCAGCGCGATCTGGTCATTAAGAAATTGCTGGCGCTGGCTAGCTCGGCGCGCGCCGTCGAGGATTACGAGAAGGCCGAGAGCCAGTACCTGCGCGTTCTCAATCTTGATTCGAACAACATGGCCGCCCGTCAGGGCTTGGCCGCCATCGAAGCCGAGCAGCGCCACGCCCGGATGTTTGCCGAGGCGCAGGCCGCCTTCAAGCGCGGCGATATGGTCAGCGCCCAGGCGACGGTGCGGGCGCTCCTCGTCGAGAACCCCGGTCACGTCAAGGGCAACCAGTTGCGCTACCAGATCGGCGAGTCCACGCTTAAGGAGGACATCGCCGGACCGACGCTCAACATCAAGGGGCGCAAGCCGGTCTCCCTGCAGTTTCGCGAAACCAACCTGAAGATGGTCTTCGAAGCCATTTCGCGCGCCACCGGCGTCAATATCCTGGTCGACAAGGATGTTCGCAACGACCTCAAGGTCACCCTTTTCATCCGCGATACCCCGGTCGACGAAACGCTCGACCTGGTGTTGATGCAGAATCAGCTGGAAAAGCGCGTGCTGGGCGAAAACACAGTCCTCATCTATCCGCAGACGGCGGCCAAGATGAAGGATTATCAGGAACTCAAGGTCCGTCGCTTCTCACTGACCAATGCTGATCCCAAGCATGTCCAGAGCATGATCAAGGCGATCCTTAAAACCAAGGATGTCTTCCTCGACGAAAAGACCAACGCCGTGATCATCCGCGATTCGGCCCAGGCGATCCGCCTGGCCGAGCGCCTGGTCGCCTCGATGGACCAGCCGGAGCCGGAAGTCCTGCTCGAAGTTGAGCTGATGGACGTCAATCGCAACAAGACCATCGACCTCGGTGTTAACTGGCCGACCTCGATCTCCTGGGCTTTTGCAAAGGTGCCGGTGGTACAGACTGACGGATCAACCAAGGCCAATTCTGGCCCGATTACGATCAATGACTGGCGCGGTCGTACCGGCCAGAACATTACGCTCAATGTTGGAAACGGCTTCGGCGTTGCGGTGAAGGCCCTGCAGAACGACGGCGATACCCGCGTTCTGGCTACGCCGCGCATCCGGGTGCGCAATCACGAGAAGGCCAAGACCATGGTCGGTAGCCGGACGCCGGTTATTTCCAGCGCCGCGACGACGACGCAGGGGGCCGCCTCGTCAGTCTACAACACCAACATCCAGTACCTTGAGACGGGTATCAAGCTCGAGGTCGAACCGACCATTTATCTTGATGGCGATGTCGCCATCAAGATTTCGGTCGAAGTCAGTGACCTCGGCGACAAATACGAAAATGCCACGACCGGGACGCTGGCCTACTCGACCACCACCAATAACGCCTCGACCGTGCTTCGGCTCAAGGATGGTGAAACCCAGTTGCTCGCTGGTTTGTTGCGCGGTATGACGGCCAATAATGGCAGCGGCAAGATCCCGGGTCTGGGCGATATTCCCATCGCCGGACGCCTGTTTGGCATCCAGTCCGATCAGTGGCAGAACCGCGAAATCGTTCTGGCGATTACGCCGCGCATCATCCGCAACAACCAGATTGCCGAAGGTGATCTGATCGAAATGTGGTCGGGTACCGAGTCCGCGCTGCGCTACGGCAATACCAAGATTCGTATTCCGGCCAATTCCGGCATCGTCAGTCCGACCGCCGTACCGACGCTGGCGCCGCCCCCGGCCCCAGCTCCGGTGGCACCAGTGCCAGCGGCTATGCCGGTAGCACCGCAGCCGGCTCCGGCCACGACCGTTGTGCCGGCTGAAATGCCCCCCGCGGTGCCACCTCCGGCAGCCGCCGCCGAAGCACCGGCTCCAACGTTGGTGACCATCTCGCGACCAGGCTTTAGCCCCACGGTCCGTCTGGTCACGCCGCAGGTTCCGCTCGTTCCGCCATCTGAAACGCCGGCCGCAGCGGCCACCAATGCCCCGGCTCAATGA
- a CDS encoding response regulator transcription factor, with protein MSKYTILIAEDYALIRAGIRSLLAAEADLEVVGEVDNGKDAVRQAVALNPSLVLMDLSMPGSNGMDAIGEIKRRNPDTRVLVLTMHKTDEYIQEALRMGASGYILKESSYNELITGVRTVLSGKIYLSPDVSERVVNSFIMSPPAATPNNTGGSTWNSLTVREREVIKLVAEGSSNKEIAEYLCLSIKTVEKHRSSLMRKLNLRNSAMLIAYAIEKGIVTL; from the coding sequence ATGAGCAAATACACCATCCTGATCGCCGAAGATTACGCGCTGATCCGCGCCGGCATCCGCTCGCTGCTTGCCGCCGAGGCCGATCTCGAAGTGGTTGGCGAAGTCGACAACGGCAAGGATGCCGTACGCCAGGCCGTGGCGCTCAACCCCTCGCTGGTCCTGATGGACCTCTCGATGCCCGGTTCCAACGGCATGGATGCGATTGGCGAGATCAAACGCCGCAATCCCGATACCCGCGTCCTGGTCCTGACCATGCACAAGACCGACGAATATATCCAGGAAGCCCTGCGCATGGGCGCCTCCGGCTACATCCTCAAGGAATCGTCGTACAACGAACTGATCACCGGTGTGCGCACCGTGCTGTCGGGCAAGATCTATCTTTCGCCGGATGTCTCGGAACGCGTCGTCAACAGCTTCATCATGTCGCCGCCGGCTGCCACCCCAAACAACACGGGCGGATCAACCTGGAACAGCCTGACGGTACGTGAGCGCGAGGTCATCAAGCTGGTCGCCGAAGGGTCGAGCAACAAGGAAATTGCCGAATACCTCTGCCTGTCGATCAAGACCGTCGAGAAGCACCGCTCCAGCCTGATGCGCAAGCTCAACCTGCGCAATTCGGCCATGCTCATCGCCTACGCCATCGAAAAGGGTATCGTAACCCTGTAG
- a CDS encoding type II secretion system protein has protein sequence MQPDNRPRLAGFTLIELVVVMAIIALLVALAAPRYFHSIDRSKETVLKANLAQTRDALDKFYGDNGRYPDSLEMLVEKKYLRGLPYDPLTDSKETWVIVQPKNTDSGGVYDLHSGAEGTASDGTSYASW, from the coding sequence ATGCAGCCTGACAACCGTCCCCGCCTCGCCGGGTTCACCCTGATCGAACTGGTCGTCGTCATGGCCATCATTGCGCTGCTCGTCGCCCTGGCGGCACCGCGCTACTTCCATAGTATCGACCGCTCCAAGGAAACCGTGCTCAAGGCTAATCTGGCCCAGACCCGCGACGCCCTCGACAAATTTTACGGCGACAACGGCCGCTACCCGGATTCGCTGGAGATGCTGGTCGAGAAGAAGTACCTGCGTGGCCTGCCTTACGACCCGCTGACCGACAGCAAGGAAACCTGGGTCATCGTGCAGCCCAAGAATACCGATTCAGGTGGCGTGTACGACCTGCACAGCGGGGCCGAGGGCACTGCCTCGGACGGAACGAGCTATGCCAGCTGGTAA
- a CDS encoding fibronectin type III domain-containing protein produces the protein MATLALSAGLSMAGPGRVPAVGGYTVPAQCGPDVEPGTPGYPAYYACINTAKGTWVSTGVQPTYFANSPLGTRIDPVDNTPVFTGKALRKFVDTLPGVGSAGANNLGQYLPVAKADTTSYPGSDYYEIAVVEYQEKLHSDLPKGTTLRGYVQIDRGMTNTSSAAGIAAANAYRDLLAGLATQQAAYTAAVDALNLFNSLVAGLDAANVTYAAQNAIYAPLYANLGSTQTSYSALLAQYNTDLVAYSALVAALPTQQLAYNAAVSNANAAMAALSAANAGVQTNYDIVKSVDAQYQALVDGLGAAQTAYSALMQPVTDYQQAAANLLTVQAAFTAARQSLVDYNTNVAMLPKVQQGYAAAIANHNADWVTFNNNCDMIQVVGGTTADCIMPVEPALVPPAGYWFASNLDRKNGILSVVGPAPVEPPVPAGYTHIGNGVLEATLPAGGLVIPTVPGGYIVDAAGTLSVFGPKPGDAVIPTGFQSSGTGTSLAVTPVVVPVPAGYTVTAGVLSVTGAAPTVPAVPAGYVDLGNGTLAVGAAAPVIPAGYVLSGGALIVPGTAPAAPTVPAGYVLAPDNLTLTVPALPTGTGFPSAGSLGYPLLYPNGTPILVALENSDHSLAIDPVTKQPIMVPAYAYDKPHYLGPVIVAQGQSSEAANDNRPTRVKFDNLLPTGRATVTKDAAGKVTNVVRNGDLFIPFDTTLIGAGATPAAGETYMQNRANIHLHGGNTPWISDGTPHQWVTPVGESATVTQRRGVSTVDVPDMPAAGDGSSTLYFTNAQSARLMFYHDHTVGQTRLNVYAGMAAGYVVQDAAEQAFAALTGLDGLGIPLIIQERTFVPEDIAIQDAKWRTDAWGKPGDLWYPHVVETNQDPNNRANQFTNPVGRWDYALWFWPVFPVTNALPTGDYGNVTVTPEAFGDTPLVNGTAYPTMTVKPEPTRMRILNASNDRMFNLQLYVADDSVTATDADGTIRRNTEVKMISAIATDRLNNPLPDCQVVPGQSYDQLVVPLQAIDGNGVPISGATGPGSCYPYNWPTDARTSGVPDPSLVGPTIWHIGTEAGLLPKVGAEPPVPMNFDYNRRSVTVLNVSQNNDPTQACAAANNGAGNCHGLYMGNAERADVVIDFSAYAGKTLILYNDAPAPNPASDPRIDYFTNNGDQTLAGGTPNTLAGFGPNTRTIMQIKVDATPTTKTTKGGALGTAKWVDEVLNPALQAAYRASQDKPLIAQPVLDQAFGTNITGGEAQLGTIFIGSNSQLATTFKDADGTTKGYCVPDVIPAVAGATTFPDNLATMKMPASKNGINCDGPILNKAIQELFDKYGRMNATLGAELPATTALTQTTIPLGYIDPVTETLPAGETQIWKITHNGVDAHPVHFHLLNVQVINRVGWDGTLKEPEDGERGWKETVKMNPLEDIIVAVKAARLPPLPGFGVPKSVRVMDPSKPESNPAVAGTMNPPDFMNIDPLTNIRPAGGQQNVKFNYDWEYVWHCHILGHEENDFMRPFVFTGMSVAPTSASQAEIAAATLADSRPGAVAGAAVGALPSGAPSGVTVVGNTVSWIDNAKNEYRFDIQQAPFDAPVSQVISGITYYVQGTTAGNYTTIGTALANASKWTAPAALPTTGVAFRVAAVAAGGSAPSTDVVTTPVPAPAPVVGGLTATLVTPTSLTLGWTNPTPSATVGVPTETTVGCTGAATCVGQTTAWSAVMNTSAYKAGAQTRAFTGLQPGTAYTFTVTETNPTGNASTSLNVTTPMVALAAAPVLTFSSGPVAIANWAPVAGAASYNVQVSVNGGAIQTFNVAGTTFDTTGISLTAGRPVMIQVAAVSAGGVASAYKATTTNVPAIPNVAGLTIPTATTTATGVTLNWTPSNSVSATGYSVQMASDAAFTNVLTTTAVAGAATSTLAVTGLVPNTTYWFRIANTDNNGATVGTYGAGVSKLTLPAAATAPSFNAVATTTATVSLTTMAGATAYQVYRDGVATGGASLTTPRTLTGLVGNTTYNFTVANRNATGYGAQSPALTVLTAPATPVAPVAAQGAIGSAAATVTFVPVAGLTYDVVMQNRTTNVVSTVATGVTSGSVTVNSLVVGNQYRFALIASNSATAPAVGGGVSLQGGFGNTVTAR, from the coding sequence ATGGCCACCCTGGCCCTGTCGGCCGGTCTATCCATGGCCGGTCCCGGCCGAGTGCCGGCTGTCGGTGGTTATACCGTACCGGCCCAGTGCGGTCCGGACGTTGAGCCGGGTACGCCGGGCTATCCGGCCTACTACGCCTGTATTAATACGGCCAAGGGCACCTGGGTTTCCACCGGCGTACAGCCGACCTACTTCGCCAACAGCCCGCTAGGTACTCGTATTGACCCCGTTGATAACACGCCTGTCTTCACCGGTAAGGCCCTGCGCAAGTTCGTCGATACCCTGCCGGGCGTAGGTTCCGCCGGCGCCAACAATCTCGGTCAGTATTTGCCGGTGGCCAAGGCTGATACTACCTCCTACCCGGGTAGTGACTACTACGAAATCGCCGTCGTCGAGTATCAGGAAAAGCTCCACAGCGACCTGCCGAAGGGGACCACCCTGCGCGGTTACGTCCAGATCGACCGTGGCATGACAAACACCTCGTCGGCAGCCGGTATTGCTGCCGCCAATGCTTACCGTGATCTGCTCGCCGGTCTGGCAACGCAACAGGCTGCCTATACCGCCGCTGTCGATGCGCTGAATCTCTTCAATTCGCTGGTTGCCGGCCTTGATGCCGCCAACGTCACCTACGCTGCGCAAAACGCCATCTACGCCCCGCTGTATGCCAATCTGGGCAGCACCCAGACTTCTTACAGTGCCCTGCTGGCTCAATACAATACCGACCTCGTGGCCTACAGCGCCCTGGTTGCCGCCCTGCCGACCCAGCAGCTGGCCTACAACGCCGCCGTCAGCAACGCCAATGCCGCGATGGCCGCCCTGAGCGCCGCCAACGCCGGTGTCCAGACCAACTACGATATCGTCAAGTCGGTCGATGCCCAGTATCAGGCCCTGGTTGATGGCCTGGGTGCTGCCCAGACCGCCTACTCGGCGCTCATGCAGCCGGTCACCGATTACCAGCAGGCTGCTGCCAATCTCCTGACGGTTCAGGCCGCCTTTACGGCTGCCCGTCAATCGCTGGTTGACTACAATACCAACGTTGCGATGCTGCCCAAGGTTCAGCAAGGGTATGCTGCTGCAATTGCTAACCATAACGCTGATTGGGTCACCTTTAATAACAACTGTGACATGATTCAGGTAGTGGGTGGCACTACTGCTGACTGCATCATGCCTGTCGAGCCTGCTCTGGTTCCCCCGGCTGGATATTGGTTTGCCAGCAACCTTGACCGGAAAAATGGCATTCTCAGTGTGGTCGGCCCGGCCCCTGTCGAGCCGCCTGTTCCTGCCGGTTACACCCACATCGGCAACGGCGTCCTCGAAGCCACCCTGCCGGCTGGCGGCTTGGTCATCCCGACCGTTCCGGGCGGTTATATCGTTGATGCCGCTGGCACCCTCAGCGTGTTCGGTCCGAAGCCGGGAGACGCCGTTATCCCGACGGGCTTCCAGTCCTCGGGCACCGGCACCTCGCTGGCTGTCACCCCGGTTGTCGTTCCGGTTCCGGCTGGCTACACCGTCACGGCTGGTGTCCTCAGCGTAACCGGTGCAGCCCCGACCGTTCCGGCTGTCCCCGCCGGTTACGTCGATCTCGGTAATGGCACCCTGGCTGTTGGTGCAGCGGCTCCGGTCATTCCGGCTGGCTATGTGTTGAGCGGTGGCGCCCTGATCGTTCCGGGTACCGCCCCGGCTGCCCCGACCGTTCCGGCTGGCTACGTGCTGGCTCCGGACAACCTCACCCTGACCGTTCCGGCTCTGCCCACCGGTACCGGATTCCCGAGTGCGGGCAGCCTCGGTTATCCGCTGCTCTACCCAAATGGCACCCCGATCCTGGTTGCCCTGGAAAACTCCGATCACAGCCTGGCGATTGATCCGGTCACCAAGCAGCCGATCATGGTTCCGGCCTATGCCTACGACAAGCCGCATTACCTCGGCCCGGTCATCGTTGCCCAGGGTCAGAGCTCTGAAGCTGCAAACGACAATCGTCCGACACGCGTCAAGTTCGACAATCTTCTGCCGACCGGTCGTGCCACGGTTACCAAGGATGCCGCTGGCAAGGTGACCAACGTTGTCCGTAACGGCGATCTGTTTATTCCGTTCGATACCACCCTCATCGGTGCTGGCGCGACGCCGGCGGCTGGTGAAACCTACATGCAGAACCGTGCCAACATTCACTTGCACGGCGGCAATACCCCGTGGATTTCCGACGGTACGCCGCACCAGTGGGTGACGCCGGTTGGCGAATCGGCCACCGTAACGCAGCGCCGAGGTGTCAGCACGGTCGACGTGCCGGACATGCCGGCTGCGGGTGATGGTTCGTCCACCCTGTACTTTACCAATGCTCAGTCGGCCCGCCTGATGTTCTACCATGACCACACCGTTGGTCAGACCCGTCTGAACGTGTACGCCGGTATGGCCGCCGGTTACGTCGTGCAGGATGCGGCCGAGCAGGCATTTGCTGCTTTGACCGGTCTTGATGGCCTGGGTATCCCCCTGATCATCCAGGAACGTACCTTCGTGCCGGAAGACATCGCCATCCAGGACGCCAAGTGGCGTACCGATGCCTGGGGCAAGCCGGGTGACCTGTGGTATCCGCACGTTGTCGAAACCAACCAGGATCCGAACAACCGCGCCAATCAATTTACCAACCCGGTTGGTCGTTGGGACTATGCCCTGTGGTTCTGGCCGGTTTTCCCGGTCACCAATGCACTGCCCACCGGTGATTACGGCAATGTCACGGTAACCCCCGAAGCCTTCGGCGATACGCCGCTGGTCAACGGTACGGCTTACCCGACGATGACGGTCAAGCCCGAACCGACCCGCATGCGCATTCTGAATGCCTCCAACGACCGCATGTTCAACCTGCAGTTGTATGTGGCCGATGACAGCGTAACGGCTACCGATGCTGATGGCACCATCCGCCGCAACACCGAAGTCAAGATGATTTCGGCCATCGCCACCGATCGCCTCAACAATCCGCTGCCGGATTGCCAGGTCGTTCCGGGGCAGTCTTACGATCAGCTGGTTGTACCGCTGCAGGCTATTGACGGTAACGGGGTGCCGATTTCCGGTGCTACCGGTCCGGGCTCCTGCTACCCGTACAACTGGCCGACCGACGCCCGTACCAGTGGCGTGCCCGATCCTTCCCTGGTTGGCCCGACCATTTGGCACATCGGCACGGAAGCCGGTCTGCTGCCGAAGGTTGGTGCTGAGCCGCCGGTGCCGATGAACTTCGACTACAACCGTCGTAGCGTCACTGTTCTCAACGTTTCGCAGAACAACGATCCGACTCAGGCATGTGCCGCCGCCAACAACGGCGCCGGTAACTGTCATGGTCTGTACATGGGCAATGCCGAACGGGCTGACGTCGTTATCGACTTCTCGGCCTATGCCGGCAAGACCCTGATCCTGTACAACGATGCACCGGCTCCGAACCCGGCTTCCGATCCGCGTATCGACTACTTCACCAACAATGGCGATCAGACGCTGGCTGGTGGTACGCCGAACACGCTGGCAGGTTTTGGCCCGAACACCCGCACCATCATGCAGATCAAGGTCGATGCAACGCCGACCACCAAGACCACCAAGGGTGGCGCGCTGGGCACCGCCAAGTGGGTCGACGAGGTGCTGAACCCGGCCCTGCAGGCTGCTTACCGCGCCAGCCAGGACAAGCCGTTGATTGCTCAGCCGGTTCTCGACCAGGCCTTTGGCACCAATATCACCGGTGGCGAAGCCCAGCTCGGTACCATTTTCATCGGCTCGAACTCGCAGCTCGCCACGACCTTCAAGGATGCCGACGGCACCACCAAGGGTTATTGCGTGCCTGACGTGATCCCGGCTGTTGCAGGTGCAACGACCTTCCCGGACAACCTGGCAACGATGAAGATGCCGGCCTCCAAGAACGGCATCAATTGCGACGGCCCGATCCTCAACAAGGCCATCCAGGAACTGTTCGACAAGTACGGCCGCATGAACGCCACCCTCGGTGCCGAACTGCCGGCCACCACGGCGCTGACCCAGACGACCATTCCGCTCGGCTACATCGATCCGGTTACCGAGACGCTGCCGGCTGGCGAAACGCAGATCTGGAAGATCACGCACAACGGCGTCGATGCGCACCCGGTGCACTTCCATCTGCTCAACGTGCAGGTGATCAACCGTGTGGGCTGGGACGGTACGCTGAAGGAGCCGGAAGACGGCGAGCGCGGCTGGAAAGAAACCGTCAAGATGAACCCGCTCGAGGACATCATCGTCGCGGTCAAGGCTGCCCGTCTGCCGCCGCTGCCTGGCTTCGGCGTGCCGAAGAGCGTCCGCGTCATGGATCCGTCCAAGCCGGAGTCGAATCCTGCTGTTGCTGGCACGATGAATCCGCCGGACTTCATGAACATCGACCCGCTGACCAACATCCGTCCGGCTGGTGGCCAGCAGAACGTCAAGTTCAACTACGACTGGGAATACGTCTGGCACTGCCATATCCTTGGCCACGAAGAGAACGACTTCATGCGTCCGTTCGTGTTCACCGGTATGTCGGTTGCACCGACTTCCGCCTCGCAGGCTGAGATTGCTGCCGCCACGCTGGCTGACAGCCGTCCGGGTGCCGTCGCTGGTGCTGCTGTTGGTGCCCTGCCTTCCGGTGCGCCGAGCGGCGTGACGGTGGTTGGTAATACCGTCAGCTGGATTGATAACGCCAAGAACGAGTATCGCTTCGACATTCAGCAGGCACCGTTCGATGCACCGGTTTCGCAGGTCATCTCCGGTATCACCTACTATGTCCAGGGTACGACGGCTGGCAACTACACGACCATCGGCACCGCACTGGCTAACGCCAGCAAGTGGACCGCCCCGGCAGCTCTGCCGACGACCGGTGTTGCCTTCCGCGTTGCAGCTGTCGCTGCTGGCGGCTCGGCTCCTTCGACCGACGTCGTGACGACGCCGGTTCCGGCTCCGGCTCCGGTGGTTGGTGGGCTGACTGCGACGCTCGTGACCCCGACCAGCCTGACTCTGGGCTGGACCAACCCGACCCCGTCGGCTACGGTTGGCGTGCCGACCGAGACGACTGTCGGTTGTACCGGTGCCGCAACTTGCGTCGGTCAGACCACCGCCTGGTCGGCCGTGATGAACACCTCTGCCTACAAGGCCGGTGCTCAGACACGCGCCTTCACCGGTCTGCAGCCGGGTACCGCCTACACCTTCACGGTGACCGAGACCAATCCTACCGGCAACGCCAGCACCTCGCTGAACGTGACGACGCCGATGGTGGCTCTGGCTGCTGCGCCGGTCCTCACCTTCTCGTCGGGTCCGGTGGCAATCGCCAACTGGGCACCGGTGGCTGGTGCGGCTAGCTACAATGTCCAGGTCAGCGTCAATGGCGGCGCCATCCAGACGTTCAACGTTGCGGGCACCACCTTCGATACGACCGGTATCTCCCTGACGGCGGGTCGTCCGGTGATGATCCAGGTTGCTGCGGTGAGTGCTGGCGGTGTGGCCTCGGCCTACAAGGCCACCACCACCAACGTGCCGGCCATCCCGAACGTTGCTGGTCTGACCATCCCGACGGCAACCACGACGGCAACTGGCGTGACCTTGAACTGGACGCCTTCCAACAGCGTTTCGGCGACCGGTTACTCGGTGCAGATGGCGTCTGATGCAGCCTTCACCAACGTGCTGACGACCACCGCAGTCGCTGGGGCGGCAACGAGCACGCTGGCTGTCACTGGTCTGGTGCCGAATACCACCTACTGGTTCCGTATCGCCAACACCGACAACAACGGTGCGACGGTTGGTACCTACGGTGCTGGTGTCAGCAAGCTGACCCTGCCGGCAGCCGCCACTGCGCCTAGCTTCAATGCCGTGGCAACCACCACCGCCACCGTGTCTCTGACGACGATGGCTGGGGCGACTGCTTACCAGGTGTATCGTGATGGCGTAGCGACTGGTGGTGCTTCGCTGACCACTCCGCGTACGCTGACCGGTCTGGTGGGTAATACGACGTACAACTTCACGGTTGCCAATCGTAATGCCACTGGCTACGGTGCCCAGTCCCCGGCCCTGACGGTGCTGACGGCTCCGGCTACCCCGGTTGCTCCGGTCGCTGCTCAAGGCGCCATTGGTAGTGCTGCAGCAACCGTGACCTTCGTCCCGGTGGCTGGCCTTACCTACGATGTCGTGATGCAGAACCGTACGACCAACGTTGTCTCTACGGTAGCTACCGGTGTGACGAGTGGTTCGGTCACGGTGAATAGCCTGGTCGTCGGTAACCAGTACCGCTTCGCCCTGATCGCCAGCAACTCCGCAACGGCTCCGGCTGTTGGCGGTGGTGTCTCCCTCCAGGGTGGCTTCGGTAACACGGTTACTGCCCGGTAA
- a CDS encoding type II secretion system protein, giving the protein MPAGKQGGFAYVALLITLAIVAAGVGAVADVWHTTMRREREMELLFVGHQFRQALAQFAQRRGRYPTALAEMLGDGTANSARFLRKIYPDPLTGTEEWGTVSNTGGQIVGVYSRFDGEPIKQKGFAERDNAFEGKKKYTEWIFSPLASVASPNDVKAAPPPNAPQPRTVVNPESGLPGSRNMQGSTPLIITPVVPRRGTP; this is encoded by the coding sequence ATGCCAGCTGGTAAACAGGGCGGCTTTGCCTATGTCGCGCTGCTCATCACCCTGGCCATTGTTGCAGCCGGCGTTGGTGCGGTAGCTGATGTCTGGCATACCACCATGCGGCGCGAGCGCGAAATGGAACTGCTCTTCGTCGGCCATCAATTCCGTCAGGCCTTGGCGCAATTTGCCCAGCGCCGGGGGCGTTATCCGACAGCGCTTGCTGAAATGCTCGGCGACGGTACGGCAAACTCCGCCCGTTTCCTGCGCAAGATCTACCCGGATCCGCTGACTGGCACTGAGGAGTGGGGGACGGTCAGCAATACGGGCGGTCAGATCGTTGGCGTCTACAGTCGTTTCGACGGCGAGCCGATCAAGCAAAAAGGTTTTGCCGAGCGAGACAACGCTTTCGAGGGCAAGAAAAAGTACACCGAGTGGATATTTTCACCGCTGGCCTCGGTGGCTTCGCCCAATGACGTCAAGGCGGCGCCGCCCCCAAATGCACCCCAGCCGCGCACCGTGGTCAATCCGGAAAGCGGTTTGCCGGGATCGCGCAACATGCAAGGCAGTACGCCGCTGATTATTACCCCAGTTGTACCGAGAAGAGGGACGCCATGA
- a CDS encoding type II secretion system protein, which translates to MILRRRLSGGFTLIELLVTVALVGLIASMAFPFAELSVARARERDLRDALQQIRTGIDAYKQAFDEGRIQQKVGQTGYPPNLQVLEDGVDDVKNPTVGKKLYFLRRIPRDPFSSNPSQSAADTWGKRSYASSAKNPQEGEDVFDVYSKSKATGINGIPYRQW; encoded by the coding sequence ATGATCCTGCGTCGGCGCCTTTCCGGGGGATTCACCCTCATCGAGTTGCTGGTCACGGTCGCCCTGGTCGGCCTGATCGCCTCGATGGCCTTTCCCTTTGCCGAACTGAGTGTGGCCCGTGCGCGTGAACGCGACCTGCGCGATGCCCTGCAGCAGATTCGCACCGGTATCGATGCCTATAAGCAGGCCTTCGACGAAGGCCGTATCCAGCAGAAGGTCGGGCAGACCGGCTATCCCCCAAACCTTCAGGTTCTTGAAGATGGCGTGGACGATGTCAAGAATCCGACGGTCGGCAAAAAGCTTTATTTCCTACGCCGGATTCCCCGTGATCCATTTTCCAGCAACCCGTCGCAGTCGGCTGCCGATACCTGGGGCAAGCGTAGCTATGCCAGTTCGGCGAAAAATCCGCAAGAGGGTGAAGATGTCTTTGACGTCTACTCCAAATCGAAGGCGACCGGTATCAACGGCATTCCTTATCGGCAATGGTGA